ATAATATCAACTTGTCTTAACTGGTTTTCTTCATTAAATAGCCCTATTAATCTCATACCGTAAATTTGATTGTATCCATTTTCGCTTATAGTGTCTTTACTTATAATAAAGGCATTATTGAAAACTCTCAGAGAGTCTATTTTTTCTGTTTCGGGATTTGAAATTAAATGAATGGTATCGCCTGTCATTTGATTGGCTATATTCCAAAGGATAGGTTTTCGTTGCGTAGAAAATTTATCGTCAGACGAAAAACGGTTTATATTTATTAATTGCGTAATACCGGTTTTTTGGTTAGAATGTATGGAGTCTGCTTTTCCACTTAGATCCGACTTGAATATTTTAGCATTGTAATAGGCTCTAACAATACGGTGTTCAGGTTTACCGGTTACCATGATTCTATCTGCATGCATATAGATAGAATCGTTTTCTTGTTGTGTAATTGCTAGGGCATGTTTTGTAATAAATAAAGAATCTTTTTCTTTAAAAACCTCGGCGTAATGCCCTTTTATAATACTATTATTTATAGTGTCTGTTACTTTTATATTATTGGTAGCCGAAGCAAAACTAATGTTATTGTCAAAATATAAACTGTCGCCTTCTATAATACGATTATCGTAATCTATTCTTGCTTTTTTAAGAGCATAACCTACTTTGTTTTCGGTGTCATAAAACCCTTTTTCACAATATGTTACACTTGTTTCTGTTGTTATGGTCGAAGGACCAAATAAGTAGGCATGACCACTGTCTGAATAGAAATCGAAAAAATTAGAATTAATAGTTGACTCCTTATTTACTAATACCACATCCTCAACAAATTGATATTTTTTAAGGTCCATGTAATACCGACCAATTTTACTGGTAATCGTTCCAGAGGAATCTTTTACAACAGTTCCACCATTTTTATAAAATGCTTGTTGTTTGATGCGGTCTAAATACAGGGTGTCCGAAGATATTGTAGAATTGGGATCTTTTAAAACAACATCTCCACTTGCAAAAGCTAAACCACTTGCTCCACTATATTCAACATACTTGGAGGTCATATTAATAGTATCCCCTTGTTTCATTTGAACATTACCATAGGCTTCGATGAAATTTTCTTTACCGTAGTGTATGGCTTTATCACACCACATGTCTGATCCCTTGTGCTTTATATGTACTTGTTGTGAATCATCACGTGTTAATACTTTGGCACCAGGGTAATTTTCTTCATCAATAGTAAGTTTACCGGCATATTCGATTTCAATTTTCTTTTTTTCCTGAGCCTCGGTAGCTATTGAAACAAAGCCAATAATAAGCGTAAAAAATAAAACTTGTAGTTTGTTCAAAATATAAAAAGTTTGTCACAAAAATAACGATAATTATAATGTATAATTGTATAAATTAAATGATCAGTTATAAAACTTGACTTTTCACTTAAATAAAAAAGGAAAGATGGTTTCTATTTTAAAAAAAATTAAATTTTCCGAGGAACTATAAATTTAAGTTGTAGAAATCGAGTTAATGATACCCTTGAGTAAAAAACTCAAGAGTATCTCAAATTAACTCAAAAAATAAACAAACTAACTAATTTATTCAATAATATATGCTTTAATTTCAGCCATTGCAGCATTTTCAGTACCATCATGTGATGATGTAGAAATGAATTTTAAATACCTAAATGTTTGAGCTGATGTAAAATTCACATCTTGTACCTCTTTTATATTTTGTAACTCAAAATTACCCAATGAGGACCAACTTGAATTATCTGTACTTACTTGTATCTCAATATTTTTAACAGTTCTAGATAAAGACTGTCTTTGTGCAAATCTTATACCTAATACTTCCGTTTGTGCTCCCATATCTATAGTAATATGGTGTGGTGAAGTTGCAGTACAACCGCTCCAACAAGAGTGCCAATAGGTATCTAAATTATCATCTAAAACATCGGCAGCACGACCTGTATCTCCTTCTCCTCCTTTGTCTTCTTGAGTACTATAGTCGATAACCGACCACGAACTCCTATCTAATAATGTCACAGGAGTTGGAGGATCAGGAAGTTTAGGTGTTTCTAAGGAATTGAAATCTATATTTGGTGAAGCCCCAGACGCTGTTCTTGAAAATGCTGTATTTGGCTGTACATTAGCATTAAAAAATCCACAGTTTTTTAGAAAAAAGGTATTGCCATTGGTACCCCCTTCATAATCTAATCGATCTCCGTTACTTGCAGTTGCATCTGCAGTAAATGTTCCGCTTGTCATTTCTGCCCATGCGTTATCGGTTGTATAGACCCATTGATTACCATAATTTACGCGTCTAGAAAGATATCCAGTACTAGGGTTGAAATTTTCTAAAAATGAATGTAATCTTTTTAAATGAGTATTGGTTTTTGGTCTTCTTAAACCTGCAATCAATTGCCAATCTCCAATTTCTGGATCAAAGAAATACGCTGTATAATCTGTTGATTCAGGAATAGTAGAAGGTTCTCCTTTCAACAAAAACTTATAAGTAACTCCAGCTTTCCAATCTACATCTTTAAAACACTGTATTCCTGACCCTTCATTACCAAAATCTTGAACAGTTACTCCTGTTCCATTTCCTAAATTAGTAACCTTATAATCTTCAGGAATCTGATTAGGGTCGTCTGTACTGAAAGCACTCCATATTGAGAATAATACACGTCTTTCAGTAGCTGAATTTACTTGTATACCAAAATAACCTTGTGCATGTCCGTTAGCCATAAAAAATGATCCTATTTTATCATCACCTTCTGGAACTGTAACTTCATTATAAAACCATTGTACATCTTTCCCTGATGGTTCATCATAACCCATGTGTACCGAAGGTCCTCTTCTGCCAAAGTAAAAATTACTTGTGGGGTTAAACGTTACTCCTGAAGCTATGGCAACACCGCCGAAAAGGATATCGCTAATATCAACGATATAATCTCCTGATTTTTCCAATCCTTTTATTTCTACATAATTATATCCAGCCGGTACTGTAAATGTTCCAATTTCTTCTGTTTTATAAGTCGTACTAGAACTCGTGATTTCTTTAGACGTATTGCCAACTGTAACTTTTATTTTTGAGGAACCATCTGAAGATTTCATTTTTAATCCGACATTTAATTCACCAGCTCCTGTTTTAACATAGGTACGAATAACATCATCTAAGGACGACCAATTCTGGATCCCAGATTCTGAAATTATATTTTGGTCCTGAGTAAGATTGTTCATAACCCAACTATTAGCACCTATGGGGATTGTTTTTGTTAAACTTAAGGTTTCTTCTTCTTCCTCTTTTTCAACTTCTTTTGATTCGGAGGTATCACTTTTTGAACATGAAGAACAAGAAAATGATATATTAATGAGAAGTATAAACACCAGAATAGTGTTTCTTAAATTTAATTTCGTAATTATATTTTTCATATTTTAAATTTTATTTGAATATTTTAAATGTTTGATGAGCATCGTTATTATTAGCGACTAAAACGAGGCTACCTTGAACACTTTTTATATGCATTATGGCTCTTACATCTCCATCTACATAAAGACCTATAGAATGATTAGGGATATACTGAAATTCTCCTTGGTTTTTACCTTTTAAAAACGTTCCTATTCCAGCGTCTGCACGTGTTGTTTCAACTTCAGAATGATAGTTATTTCCAGCCATTAAAAGGTCTTTTATATTATCACCATCAAAGTCTTTATAAACGATACTGTTTATTGGAGATTTTTGTGCTTCTATCTGAAAAGGCTCAAAAGTGAATTGACCATTTCCTTTATTTATAAAAATCCCAGATCGAAA
The Flavivirga spongiicola genome window above contains:
- a CDS encoding OstA-like protein gives rise to the protein MNKLQVLFFTLIIGFVSIATEAQEKKKIEIEYAGKLTIDEENYPGAKVLTRDDSQQVHIKHKGSDMWCDKAIHYGKENFIEAYGNVQMKQGDTINMTSKYVEYSGASGLAFASGDVVLKDPNSTISSDTLYLDRIKQQAFYKNGGTVVKDSSGTITSKIGRYYMDLKKYQFVEDVVLVNKESTINSNFFDFYSDSGHAYLFGPSTITTETSVTYCEKGFYDTENKVGYALKKARIDYDNRIIEGDSLYFDNNISFASATNNIKVTDTINNSIIKGHYAEVFKEKDSLFITKHALAITQQENDSIYMHADRIMVTGKPEHRIVRAYYNAKIFKSDLSGKADSIHSNQKTGITQLININRFSSDDKFSTQRKPILWNIANQMTGDTIHLISNPETEKIDSLRVFNNAFIISKDTISENGYNQIYGMRLIGLFNEENQLRQVDIIKNAESIFYTRNDKQELIGIDKAKSGSISMLFAEGDIEEYNRINQVDGKLYPESQYPEKEKILKGFDWREDERPMSVEDLFKDDPPLVLPVIKGLEDYVPQEDFFDEELLKRIENADNREKTDKTEPSKASRNIPKSAKEKQNFLGPKSIIENQKKLRNSKVSDK
- a CDS encoding DUF3472 domain-containing protein — protein: MKNIITKLNLRNTILVFILLINISFSCSSCSKSDTSESKEVEKEEEEETLSLTKTIPIGANSWVMNNLTQDQNIISESGIQNWSSLDDVIRTYVKTGAGELNVGLKMKSSDGSSKIKVTVGNTSKEITSSSTTYKTEEIGTFTVPAGYNYVEIKGLEKSGDYIVDISDILFGGVAIASGVTFNPTSNFYFGRRGPSVHMGYDEPSGKDVQWFYNEVTVPEGDDKIGSFFMANGHAQGYFGIQVNSATERRVLFSIWSAFSTDDPNQIPEDYKVTNLGNGTGVTVQDFGNEGSGIQCFKDVDWKAGVTYKFLLKGEPSTIPESTDYTAYFFDPEIGDWQLIAGLRRPKTNTHLKRLHSFLENFNPSTGYLSRRVNYGNQWVYTTDNAWAEMTSGTFTADATASNGDRLDYEGGTNGNTFFLKNCGFFNANVQPNTAFSRTASGASPNIDFNSLETPKLPDPPTPVTLLDRSSWSVIDYSTQEDKGGEGDTGRAADVLDDNLDTYWHSCWSGCTATSPHHITIDMGAQTEVLGIRFAQRQSLSRTVKNIEIQVSTDNSSWSSLGNFELQNIKEVQDVNFTSAQTFRYLKFISTSSHDGTENAAMAEIKAYIIE